TAGTCCATTCCAATATCAGATAGATCCCAGGATGTCTATTAGAGCTATGCAGTCTCTGTATTACTATGTTGATTCTTTTGCTGTACAAGCTCAAACTTCCCTGGGTTATGAATTGTCATTGCCCTCAATTAGGTTTGTTGTTAGGTTGGGCCTTGAGTTTTTCTGTGCATTTTGCTCAACTCTGATGAATCTTAATTCGTCATGTATAATTAGCTCCAAACTATGTGCGGTTTCCACGATTTATTCTTTTTCGTATCTGGATGTTCATTTGTacgttttcttttttcttccccACTGCATCATTTTCTGTCTAGTTGTTTCCTTTCATATTTATCCACATTTGTTAAATTTTGTGGTTTGCTGTCTCAGTGCTGCGGTTGCAATGTATTCCATACGTTGGTTGACAACCTGAACCTATTCCATGAGATGAAGTGCTACGTCGGTCCAGACTTCCGCTACGAAGGGGATGCTCCATTCAACTATCTTGACAATAACGAGGACAGCGACAATATCTTCCCAGCTCTCTAAGAAAGCCCTTATGTCTCAGTACATGATGTTGTTCTAATTTGCTCGTGTAGCTGTATGTAATAAGCAGATTTACCTTCGTGAACTTCTGAAATTATACAGATGTATATAATTGTATTTAGTGCACACCTCGTGGTGCAAACTTTATATAGGTAGGGGATAAATGGAAGACTTGCAAGTTTATACTACACTCTTTGATGTGTTCCATGGTGTCTGAATCTGACATTTGAGGTTTGTGCTGCGTCAATCAGAAGTGGTTTGTGGAGTATTTTGCATGCCATTGACATCAGAATGGTGAGGTCCATTCTCCTGAATTATCCTGGGAGCAGAATGCTGCCTTTATAATCTGTTATCTGGGGTTTTTAGATTTATTTCATTATAAATATCAAGGTTTTAAAATATTTCACTACACTTTTGGTATTTAAGAAGATGTCATTATAAATCTCCTAAAATTAGATCAGTGTTGTTACGAAATCTTTGGAAATTATATCAATGTGATTACGAATCTCTTAAATTGGAATAGAGGAGCATTCTAGCAATTGTGGACATTGGATGGAGTAGATTTTGCAAGAATTTTGCAAAAGCTTCGCTGGAAACAGTATGAATATGATTCCAGCCAGCATGCAGCATTCCTAACCAAATCTCGAAATAAACCCAATTggttcctttcttcctcgttcCACCCCAATCCACCCCAGTTGGGTCGTTTGCACGCGTCCCCATCCCCAATCCGGAGGAGAGATCGACCCTGGCTGGTGCCACCCAAACCCTAGCTCCCCCGCCTCCTCTCGCGCGGGAGGAGGAGCAATGGCGAGGCGAAGCAGAGGTAGGCGATAACCCAATTGGCGCACGCGCCGATCAAGCAACCCCAAACCGACCTGGCTGCCTGCTTTTCTGTTCGGATCTGAGAGTTGGCGTGCCTCGGTCgcaggcggcggcgcggaggcggcGATGAAGGCGGACGCAGCGATGCGGGTTGTGTGGCGCAGGGGCGCGGTGAGGCTGGTGCTCGTGTCGGCCATCGCCTGGGCGATGCTCGTGCTCCTCGCCCTCGCCTTCCACCTCTGGTCCTGCAGCTCCTCCGTCGCATTCCTCTCAGGTCAGTCAGGCCGCTTGGCCTCCCTCGCTACACTGGAATCCGTTGAGCTATCCATCACAATGCCACTCTGTGTGCGCGTAGCAGAGTGCTATTGTTGTCCCGCTTCTTGCTTTCAATGCCTTGTGAACCACTGAATTTGATTACACCGGTATAGTATTGTATCATAGCTGTCGTATGATCACCAGGACTTGACACTACATCAGTATAGCATTGTTAATCTCTATGCATTGGTTTCAAGAGTCTGATGTGGTTGTTTACCACAATCCCGCCTCACGTAAAATTAGAAAAGGAAATGGTATTATCGACTACGGAAGTGCAGGATCTCCTTCACATGCACATTGGTGGCCTTGGATACTTTCTGCTTGCAAGGCACGGCTTATGTGCACTGCCTTGTCACTTTCCTGTGAACATGGTAGCTATATGAGTACATTGAGCCTCCAATACGTTGTGCTGGATCTTCTATTGTATATTTCAGTGTTTGGACACCATTCCATAGTTATATACCTTGGTCTTTCCATCAAGACTCTATTGCAATCCTTTCTTATGCTGACACGGTTCTGTTTTGTATCTGTGCAGCTCTTTGTAAAAAAGACAGCAAAGTTCTCTACGTGTTGGACTCAATGGGTCTCTCATCGAAACCACTCCATCGTACGATTCATTTCTTAACATTTTATCTGATGATAAACTACGATCATGTCATAGACTAACATTAGTTACTTCAATCTACAGGCTGCCAAATACCTGTTGCAGATGATCTGAATGCTGTTGTCATTCCAAAGAGGACTCCCAACATAATCGTAAAGAAGTTATCATATATAACCGTTGACAAACAGGATAAAGATCCTTCACCACTGTTTGGAGGACGTCAAAACTGGAAACAGAGGGAGGAAAGCTTTAAACTGAATGCTACCATGAAGGTAACTACTTGCCTTTATCGTGTGGGTATGCTGTATAAGCTTCCTTATACTAAAGGGGCATAATTTCTAAGCTATAATGGCTTAGTGAAGTAGCAAGAAGAGAGGTAAAGGTATAATGGTAGAAAGATTGGGTACGTTTTCTTTTGACTCGGTAGATTTGGCACTGAAGCATGTGCAGATTTTGTTGATTGCTAAATGAATAGGTCCAGTATCAAAGCACACGTAAGACTAGAATTGCCCCTTTGGGTAGTACTATACCTTCACTGAGCAAATCTTTTTGCACCATGGTGAAAACTACATCTGCGTACATGTATTTTGATCCTTCACCATGCATTTGTTGTTTTGCATTCACGGTGTCTTGCAAACTACACAGATGAGGTGCAGAGAATGTGTTAGCTGTGTTGGAAACACCCTCAAGATCAAAATTACCTGAAACTTAATTCAATTTCAATCTCACAGAATTTGGTTGGTACAGCATCAAATTAATTCTGGACATTCTGTCCAATCATCAAGTTAATATTTGTCCACTAATCCACACAAGATGAAGATCAGTCACTAGAATCTACACTGAAGTTGAATGTTGGTAGTCAATTAATGAAACTTTTAAGTGCTTGGGCATATGATACAAAATATGACCTGCACTTTGTTCATTGTTTCAAAAGAAAAGTGCACATTTACCCTCTAAATGGTAGCTTATTGCCCTCTTTTTGTCCCTTCTTCATCTGCTGAATCTTAGGTTATGACGGTTTATTTTTAAGCCATTGAACTTTGTTACATATGTTTGGTTTGTGGTATATGCTCAGGTGCACTGTGGATTTATGAAAAATAGTGGTGCGGATATGGATAGTGTTGATGTCAAGTACATACAGAAATGCAAATTCGTGGTTGCCTCTGGTatatttgatggttatgacATTCCCCATCAGCCATCGAATATTAGCCTTCGGTCTCAGAAGTTGTTCTGCTTCCTGATGGTGGTAGATGAAGTGTCCCTTGATTTCATTGAAAAGAACACCACTGTCAAGATTGATAGCGCTGGAGGAAAATGGGTTGGTATATGGCGACTTATTACGTTACATCGCCTCCCATTTGATGAACCTAGAAGGAATGGAAAAGTACCAAAGATCTTGACACATAGACTATTTCCTCAAGCTTGGTATAGCATTTGGATTGATGGGAAAATGGAGCTTATAGTTGATCCACTGCTTATTCTTGAAAGGTTGGCTTTCTATCTGAAACCTCGGACAAATCATATTGTTTTGTTGATGATCTGAAGAGAAATTCTTTGCAGATATCTCTTGCGAGGAAAATACACATTTGCAGTAGCTGCCCATAAACATCATAGGAGCATCTATGAAGAGGGTGATGCAATCAAACGACGGAAGCGATATGCTCGGCCTTTGGTTGATCTTCAGATGAAGATGTACTATTACGAGGGGATGGAGCCTTGGAGCCCAAAGAAAAAGATGCCCAGTGGTGAGTGAAATCACATATGCCCACGAAGTTCTATACATTTCTCTTGTATGATGGTTTTGGAACCATTGTTCCTTGCTTAGGTTACACTGAACTGGTTCATTATTCTGCCACAATATGATTCCCTTTATGCTGCCAAAGCCCCTCAATTTTCAGTGCTGATAAGACCAGTTATAACTTGCAGATGTGCCGGAGGGAGCTGTGCTGATCCGGGAGCACACCACTATGACCGATTTATTCAGCTGCCTCTGGTTCAACGAGGTCAATCTTTTCACACCTCGTGATCAGATCAGCTTTGGCTATGTGGTGCATAGGCTCGGTGACGCTCTTAAATTCTTCATGTTTCCGAACTGCGAGTACAATTCGCTGTTCATCTTGCACAGACACACAAGGGAACACTCGTCAAAAGTCGAATGGGCCAAAACAATCGACGAGATCGTGAAAAAGGGACTGAAGGAGAGTAGAGGAGGATTAGGGCTATGGACTCCGTATCCTGTAGACCTCAGTTCTGTTGAACTCCCCGCTGTAAAAAGAACTTCACCGGCAGGCTAGGCTGGAAAAAAATGTCTATTTGTGATTCTTTTGTGCTTGTGCAAAGTAAAACTCtgatattcttttttgtttgtttgtttgatcAGAGGAAATTATGAAAATTCTTGTAGATTGGGTCGCAGCTGAAAATAGGGAGGCATCACAGGATAGTGCTTGAAACTTTGTTGCTTACAATTATGTGCGAAATTCTACAACGGAACTGTGTGTAAAGAAGCGTAGAATATAACAGGTCGGCTTCATGTTTTTGGTAACGGTGGTGACTACCATTACCATTTCGGATTAATATTGGCTTCAACACAGAAATGATACAAATATCGTTTCTAAACATGTATAATTTGCAACAGAAGAATCATACGACTCATGCAAATCGGCAGTAGGCAACCACTAGTCCTATCAGACCTAGGGCCGTCAACCATGTAGGCACAGGAATGCCAAAAGAACAATCAGAAGATTGATAATAATATCAAATATCTAAAACAATCACTGCAATGCATTATGCGGTTGTAAATGAATCGTTCTTGTGTGAGATGATACAAGCGGTTGCTTCTACAATCTCTAATCTACCAAAAGTTCCTATACGGGCTCAGATCAGCACACCAAAGCTACAAGGACCAACTTGACTGGAACACAAGACCAGGTGTGCATCTCCTCCCGTCCACATTGAACACGATACCAGGCTTCAAGGCGGCCTTCTTGCCTAGATGAATATTCAGAAAACCTTCCACCTGAAACCGTTGCGGTTTGGCTTCAGTGCCTCTCCGCAAGCTCACACCCCATCCTAGGTTATCTTCCGGTGTATCTGATAGCGTGAGGGCACATATCAAAGACCGCGAATTTGACTTCTTGTTGACCTCAATCCAGGCCCCGATTCTGGAGTCCTCATCGATCTTCAGTTCAAAATCAATGCAACCTCCAGTAGTTGGTTTGCTCGTCCGAGAAATTGAACTCAGCCCACGCCAAGCAGCAGACATGGTCAACTTTATATCATGAGGCATCTGATATGAAATTTGCCCAAATCCTGTGAAAACTCTGCTGGCTTCACCTGGCTTCCCAGCTGATGAAATCAGCTGAGCAAAAGAAGCAGCGATATTCTTTGAACTGAATATTAGGCCACCAGCATATTTGTGACTTTTAATCAGCAAAGGTGGCCTCAACGAAGAACGCAAGCTAGCCAGCCAATGTTCCTGTCAAGCAAACTATTACCTTATACATTAGCAGGCAAAAGGATAGCATTGAAGCACAACTGCGTGTCTAAAGAAATTACCTCTCGGAGATTCGGATCAGTTGAAAAATCATCGCACCTTGCACCTATTGGCACAGCAGCAACAGAAAATGAGTCATTGATATTCGACAGGTACATCACCTTTGACAAGACAAGAGGGCTCCCAATATGATCATTTTCTTGAGACATATATCTATGATCAGCAACGAGCTCTGCAAAGAGGGAATCCTTCTTGTGGATGGTGGTCTCAAACACAAACCGTGAACTAATACCAGAATATGATTCTGAGCTATCTCTTGCGAGCGATCCAGCAACATTAATAATGCCCTTGACCAGAGTGCTTTCTTCTGCAAATGGACCACCTTTGGTAGCTTTGTACAACGAAAGTACTCTTTCAACTTTCTCCTGTCTCTCCCTCAATTGCATTATGTCATAAAATGCTTGTCGCTGCAAACGCTTCAAGATATctatctgaaaaaaaaaatggaaggcATATGAATCAGAGGCTCCAACAGACATGCCGATAAAAAACAAAAGCAGAAGGAAACAATTGAATACCAAGTTCACCCCTGACTTGAAAGCTGAGAAATGTATGCTAGAATTGGAAAAGGTATTAAGAGcacatgagaagaaaaatattgcCGCCTCCTAGTGATGTCATATGGTAACAGAGACATTTCATTTTCCAAATACATTATATGGAACTAGAATAACACACTTGTTTATTCCGTTTTATGAGCAACTTCTTCTCATTCAGGCAAACATGAGCAAGCACCAGCTATAGCATGTGAAGATCATCAGAACTGAACATTACTCGCTACCAACAAAAATCACCTGTGCTGCAGGCCACCTACCACAGCTAGTGACCTCACTGTTAAGCCAAATACAATCAGAATCCAGAAAGGCAACTATGCAGTGTAACACTCCGAGTGGTTGCTGTCACGTACCCGCTCGATCAATCACAAATCAACACCAAGTACGAGAGGTTAAGTAGCAAATCCACACCGGATACACAGTAATTTGGGATACAAATTGGGGGAAAAGGAAGCAAAGATTGGGGATAAGCAATTAGACTGGGAAGAAGCAAGGGATTGAGACTACAGAATCAGAGTTTGGGGTAGAGGAAGCATTTGGGGAGGAATGGAGCCGGACGCCATGGCGTTCTGTTCTTCGATAATCCCAGCTGCTTGTCTGTTACCCCTTTTTAAAGACTCGGCGCTGAGCACCTGGCCCCACTAGGCAGTCGAACACCCAGCACGTGACATTCCCTCCCCCTTAAGACTCGGCTTGCCCTCAAGCCGATAGTGCGGAGGACTTGCTATGCTGCAACTCTCTGAGGGCTCAAGCCAAGCACTGCTGCTCTTGATCTCCGCCTGAATCCCAGACATCCATCATGCTTCTGCTGCAGTTAGCCATAGCCATGACCTGAGTGCACCTTCCTCTATCAAACACAAACGAACCCCTCGAGCAAAGGGTGCTTGCGGGCATCTCCATTCTGTCACAACATGATCTGAAGCAGCCAATTTCAGTCCAGGCAGTGGCCTCAGCACCAGGCTCCAGTTGCTGCTGGACCGAATTGATCCCATGAATGAAGTGGTCGTCCGTGATATTCACCAACCAGCTCACCACTGAATTCCCCAGGCAGGTTGCTCTCGGATGAACCAAGTGTGACTCCTCCAGAGATGGTGACTGAAAACTGACGTTGGAGACGTGTTCACTGAGGTATTGCCCCCCTCCAGTTGCAATACCTCCATTTGCCTTGATCGCTGCTATGTTATCCGAAGACCCAATGACAATTCTGATCGGCAGCAAGCCTGTGTGATCCAGCATACTAGAAGCTAAGGTCAGATTCTTTCTCTCCAACAAACCATCCTGCAAAAGCTTCAGCTCAAACAACATGCTTGCCGCTGGACTTGCATCAGTTTTAACTTCACAGGCACTCCTTCCTGGCGAGGCTGAATAGGCAACACAGTACCGACCATCGGCGAGGTCATGTGTTTCCCCAGCGGGCTGCTGCCCAGTCTGTCCGCCAATGCATTCAACCAGAGCCGGCAAATCGCTGGCCTCCAAGACATCCCACTGCCATCTCCAGAGTGACCCATCCAGAACTGGGCCAGCAGCCTCGGCAGCAAAGAACTCCCAGCACCGCTTGTTGCTGTCGCTGCCACCACGGTCTTCGACAACGGATTCACACAAAAACACAGGCCAGCCAGGGTCGAAGATGTACAGCGAGTGCCACGCCACATCGACCGTGGCGCGCGCGCACTCCCAATTGGCGTCTCCACCAATTCCCTCGCATAGGTTGGAGATGCCCATGATGTTAGTGATGTCAAACCTAATCTCCAGCTGCTCCGCCATGCTCACCAAGTTCCTGGCCACGCCGATCGTCTGGAGGCTCCAGAGAATGGGAAACAACATCTGCTCCTGCCTGCTCAGGTTTGCCATGAGCATGACATTCCACATGTGCACCCCATTCGGGTACTTGGCGCCGCTCGTGAAGCACACACTTCCAGCTTTGGCCCAGACGAGCCTGTCGCCACTGTCAGCCGCCTCCGCAAGACAGTGGCTCGGCACAGCCCGCTGTGCTGGTCCTACAGCCCACCAGTTGATGGCGCTGATCCTGGAAGTACTGAATAGCCCTCTGGACGCCGTGCAGGTACCAGCAAGTCTCCACCATGTTGTTTTCGTCGGAGGTGATGAAGACGCTGCTCACGGGCGTGTCGACAGGGAGTGCATCAGATTTGTCTCTGGCCTTGCTGAAGTCAAGTGGATAAAGCGCGGACATGGCTAACTCCAGATTGCAGCACTCCTCGCCTGCATGTCTGGAAACTTCACGCGCTACTCGGCCTGCACTTCCGGGATCGAAGACCATGGCCTCCTTGATGTTCCAAGTGACGCCATCGAAGTTGCCGATATTGAGACGTGGTGTGGCCAGACGCACAACAGCTCCAATGGCGCGTACAGTGATCATTCGGAAAGGGCGATCGAGGACGGCTCCGGTGTCCAAGTGCATCCGGGCGGCATGGTCCTATGGATGCTGAGCAGACGACGTCGCCAGGTCGTCGTAGAAGAGCTCCTCAGCGATTGCCTTGCCCTGGCTCTTGGTGAGCAGGCTCAGCGTGGGCGAACCATCCTTGAGCGAGGGGATGCGGCAGAGGCGGAAGAGGTTGGCGCGATCATATTTGCCTATGACGAGGGAGGTACTCTCTCGAGGATGGCGGCCACCTCCTTCGATCCAAAGCTCACTCGCTCCCCATGCAACTAGAGTGACGCTCCGCGAATCAGATCCACGTCCTCGCGGAATGGCAGAGGCGATGAGAGCGCTCGTGCCAAGAACGAGTGGTCGATGTCGTCCTGGTGCACGGTAGGGGCAATGTGGATCCAGGCGTAGTCGTCCTCGGGGTTGAGGACTTTGATGACGCGCTGGGAGAAGAGCTTGTTGGCGAGGATGGTGCACTCAAAGACGCCGAAGGCTAGCCCGTGAAAAGGCATTTCGTTGAGCACCTTCCGCACGGCCTAAGTTTCCTTGTCAGCGCTGAAGATGACGGAGACGCCGGGGCTGAAGCCGTGGAGCGCGAGATCGAAGTCGGGCGTGACGCCAGCCTTGGGAAGCGTGTCCTGAAGTGCGGCCTACTAGGGGGGCACGTCGGGCGAAACACCAGCGCGCGCTCCACCTAGCAGTAGGACGAGTTCTATAGTCGTGCGTCTGACCCGGCATTCAGGCAGCTCCTCTCGCCCAGCACCAGCTCGCGTGCGTTCACCACACCGTCCTCAGAGATGAACCGCTGCGCGGGCGACACTAGGGACTTGTCCGCCAGCGCGTCCGTGGATGTAGACGCAGACGCGGGGGTGTACGTCGGCACGGTGGTGGATGCCAGCGCCACAACAGACGGGTTATCCTTGTGCGACGAGATGAGGATGGTGGTCGTCGTTGCCGTTTCAGTGGTTGCCTCCTTGACGGGGAATGGAGCCACGGCCGCCTCTTCAGGGGTGATGTGGAAGAGGCCGAACGACATCGGGTCGGGGTAGTGGTGAGACGCGTCGGTGGAAGCATGTTTGATGGCGTCTTAACCGGCGGCCTCGATCAACAGCTCGGACTCCTCTTCCGCATAGCCGTGCAGCTCCGACACAACTGCAGTGGATGCAGGCGCGACATCGGTAGTGAAAGTCGGTGGATCTATCGACGTGGACAGCTCCAACATCGTCATCTTCAACCGGTTCACAGCCTCGATCAACTTGTCGATGAGCGCCGCCGGCTCGACGAGTCCCTTCCGCATTGCGACACAAGGATCATCGATCACGTTCTCCATAGCAGGAACCCCTCAGATCgaacggctctgataccaattgtcacGTACCCGCTCGATCAATCACAAATCAACACCGCGTACGAGAGGCTAAGTAGCAAATCCACACCTAATTTGGGGTACAAATTGGAGGAAAAGGAAGCAAAGATTGGGGATAAGCAATTAGACTGGGAAGAAGCAAGAGATTGGGACTAGAGAATCAGAGTTTGGGGTAGAGGAAGCATTTGGGGAGGAATGGAGCCGGACGCCATGGCGTTCTGTTCTTCGATAATCCCAGCTGCTTGTATGTTTTCCCTTTTTAAAGACCCGGCGCTGAGCACCTGGCCCCACTATGCAGTCGAACACCCAACACGTGACAGTTGCTCTAAGCACAAATCTAGGATCTTTGTACGTCTCGCTAAAACACAACACTTAGCGGAGTTCATGACGCCATTACTCTCCAAACTTTCTCCCCAGAAATCCTAGCAACTCGTAAGGAAAGTCACGTATCCGCATATAATGCAGTGCAATGAAACACATCAGCTGCAGCTTCCACAAATCGCACATTTAAAAATGACCgtcctttctcttcttccacGACAGATGCATTCATGTAGTTAAAACTGCAGCGATATCTCCGAAAATCCTCATCCCACGAAACGCAAAAGGAACAGTACCCTACCTCGCCCCAATCACATCCCTTGCCATTGAATCCCGCGGGGCGGATTGGTGGGAGATTGGACTAGAACAGCGAGAAGGGGTGGGTAAGTGCGCGTACGGGGTTGTGGCCggggtgcggcggcggcggagggcgacGGAAGGAGGGGAAGAACCGCTTGGCGGAGTCGGCGATGTCGGTGGCCCGATCCACCGCGCTCGCCCACGCCGCGTCCATCCTCCCTCTCTCGATGATTCCTAGCTTGCCTTCTCTgctgagcagagagagagaggcttcTGGATGATGGCGTTCGAAGTTGGAATAGGCCTGGCAAATGGAGCGAATCGGGTGCAGTAAGAACTCATTTGATCCGAAATCCGAAAAAAAAATTCGGTCTGAATTCGAACCACTTAACGGGTGTAAAATTACCTCTAATTTTAAACTTGGTGGGGACTCGAAATCTGATAGAGACATGCGGGTGTGACCTCTCAATACAAAAAACGCTCAACAATACATTAGAAAACTGCTCCCTTtaatccaaaataaatatcattttataTTATGTGTAGTTAATTGTGTTAAACTTTAactacaaattactttttatatattaagtttagatacttaaaaataacacagataaatttatcttaaaaaatattttttaataatattgtttactatgttttattaatatattacaataaaaagTAGTAGTCAATTGTATTTTAGAGGCCGTATCTGACACttaaaataacacttattttCAACTTAGATGTAGTTACATTTAAGAATTTATAGGAATAGTTTAATCTAACAAATATATAATGACATAAGAATGCATAGTATTATGGTTCATACTCCAAAACAATTAAGTAATTAGATAAACTTATAAAGCAAATGAGAAAGAAACTGAACCTGATCTAAACCACTAACGGGTGCAAAATTACCCGCACCCTGACCCATAAAGCTAAAATTGCACCCAGCCTTCCCCACCGAGTGTAAAATCCGCGGATCCAACCTGACCCGTTGCCGGCCTAATTTGGAAGTCGCCTCCACGGGAGGATTTGTCTTTTCTCCTTAGTCATCAGTACAGTACGTGTTTCTCAGTCGTTGGGTTGCACCAACATCATCACTTTTTCAAAAaagtaaaagtatgtatttgcaatttttatttaaattttttaaaaaaaaactctcaagaTTTGCTTCAGGCtagcatgcagaatatagccCAAGGCCCGCAGAATAGAGCCCAAATGAACCTCTTTCGCGATAGACAGAGAGAATTCTTTGTATGCCTCCAAAAGGCAAAACTTTAAGGCAGTACCGAGTTGCATACATTTCATTACATCGCATACAAGCTGAAGCTACGCAGATTCCTCAAGGAACAACATCAAAAGGTTCAAACACTCCCATCTTATTCGTCTCTTGCTTACCTCTCAACATAACTGTACTAAATTAGCAAAGGATCCATATACAGAGAGCAACAAAGGACTCCATGCACAGTGGACAGTGGATGGCCGAATTAAGCAGCAAGCTCGATCAAACAAGACTTTTTTGTTTGTGAATCTGAGAAGGGATCCTGCGTGATGGGTTTTCAACGGGCGCTGACGAGGAAAGGGTGCTGACATACGCCGCAT
The sequence above is drawn from the Phragmites australis chromosome 10, lpPhrAust1.1, whole genome shotgun sequence genome and encodes:
- the LOC133931237 gene encoding probable hexosyltransferase MUCI70, with product MARRSRGGGAEAAMKADAAMRVVWRRGAVRLVLVSAIAWAMLVLLALAFHLWSCSSSVAFLSALCKKDSKVLYVLDSMGLSSKPLHRCQIPVADDLNAVVIPKRTPNIIVKKLSYITVDKQDKDPSPLFGGRQNWKQREESFKLNATMKVHCGFMKNSGADMDSVDVKYIQKCKFVVASGIFDGYDIPHQPSNISLRSQKLFCFLMVVDEVSLDFIEKNTTVKIDSAGGKWVGIWRLITLHRLPFDEPRRNGKVPKILTHRLFPQAWYSIWIDGKMELIVDPLLILERYLLRGKYTFAVAAHKHHRSIYEEGDAIKRRKRYARPLVDLQMKMYYYEGMEPWSPKKKMPSDVPEGAVLIREHTTMTDLFSCLWFNEVNLFTPRDQISFGYVVHRLGDALKFFMFPNCEYNSLFILHRHTREHSSKVEWAKTIDEIVKKGLKESRGGLGLWTPYPVDLSSVELPAVKRTSPAG